A window of the Brassica napus cultivar Da-Ae chromosome C5, Da-Ae, whole genome shotgun sequence genome harbors these coding sequences:
- the LOC111213092 gene encoding protein TOM THREE HOMOLOG 1, producing MRTGGLFLMHSLSSPSSAASLNLKEGTNWWWDVNESPVWQDRIFHLLAVLYAVVSVIAVIQLVRIQLRVPEYGWTTQKVFHFLNFLVNGVRALVFVFRRDAQNMQPEILQHILLDIPSLAFFTTYALLVLFWAEIYYQARAVSTDGLRPSFFTTNALVYVVQIVLWLVLWWKPVHVTIIISKMFFAGVSLFAALGFLLYGGRLFLMLQRFPVESKGRRKKLQEVGYVTSICFTCFLIRCIMMCFNAFDDAADLDVLDHPILNFIYYLLVEILPSSLVLFILRKLPPKRGITQYHPIQ from the exons ATGAGAACCGGCGGCTTGTTTCTGATGCACTCTTTGTCGTCTCCTTCCTCGGCGGCATCGCTTAACCTGAAGGAAGGTACGAATTGGTGGTGGGACGTGAACGAGTCTCCGGTCTGGCAAGACCGTATCTTCCACCTCCTCGCTGTCTTATACGCAGTCGTTTCCGTCATTGCTGTG aTTCAATTGGTAAGGATACAGTTGAGGGTTCCGGAATACGGATGGACGACGCAGAAAGTCTTTCACTTTCTCAATTTCCTCGTGAACGGAG TTCGAGCTCTAGTGTTTGTCTTCAGGCGTGATGCACAGAACATGCAGCCAGAG ATTCTACAACATATCTTGCTTGACATTCCGAGTCTTGCTTTCTTTACAACGTATGCGCTTCTCGTCCTCTTTTGGGCTGAGATATACTACCAG GCACGTGCTGTATCAACTGATGGACTGAGGCCAAGTTTCTTCACTACTAATGCCCTTGTCTATGTTGTTCAG ATTGTGCTTTGGTTGGTGTTGTGGTGGAAGCCTGTTCACGTTACGATTATCATTTCCAAGATGTTCTTTGCAG GTGTGTCATTGTTCGCGGCCCttggatttttattatatggagGAAG GCTTTTCCTAATGCTGCAACGGTTTCCAGTAGAATCGAAAGGGAGGCGCAAGAAGCTGCAAGAG GTCGGTTACGTGACAAGCATCTGCTTTACCTGTTTCCTCATCAGGTGCATCATG ATGTGCTTTAATGCGTTCGATGATGCAGCAGATCTTGATGTCTTGGATCACCCCATCCTAAACTTCATATATTACCTG TTGGTGGAGATACTGCCTTCTTCGCTGGTCCTCTTTATCCTAAGAAAGCTTCCACCAAAACGTGGTATCACACAGTACCATCCGATTCAGTGA
- the LOC125587486 gene encoding uncharacterized protein LOC125587486, with protein sequence MSEELPKRLFKPGEETEVHQINNNCKMVRYFKRLMEWLPKELETVKKDPVFAQIFKLFDNGLGFSARVIHGFLCRELLTYKDHELWFVFARRPLRFSLLEFHAVTGLQCDTSLSLKELVDWDDDGGFWSLVIRTNKGISIFELWEHHRAAVKKWSNADRIRLVYLCIIVCMVCGRDEKAPIPIKYVKLVMDLEQVRNYPWGVASFDLLCESIAEKRDKLKENPKSYVLDGFTYGLQIWAMEAIPKLGKLCGRKLNKSFKNGPRCVNWMGAAKISYEELNKLENILTPKDDIYPYISWTGNYTVCESLQFSRRDEVEDDRVKLLMHMIMKQFDFSGHNWEYEETPVFSFGVDNKEGEKEKVATHEGEGGSDEEPNDKDGEGGSDEASGSDEEFQTPKGSATIRARDTKGKKRLPDRGMEKRKHKVLHTRPQQAPFDEDMKTFVTQLFQQGFAAMEERLEKKMDEKFEGVQSELKNSRGDSTVQAEHGDPSASKTAPSHPSPSKLAPSKPAHSNPSPRKPSPTKPSPSKPSPRRSKRLVNKH encoded by the exons ATGTCTGAGGAGTTACCAAAGCGGTTGTTTAAGCCGGGTGAAGAGACCGAAGTGCATCAGATCAATAACAACTGCAAGATGGTACGCTATTTCAAAAGATTGATGGAGTGGTTGCCAAAGGAGTTGGAGACAGTGAAGAAAGATCCTGTTTTTGCTCAGATTTTTAAGCTGTTCGATAATGGTTTGGGATTCTCGGCGAGAGTGATACACGGCTTCTTGTGTAGGGAGCTGTTGACTTACAAAGATCATGAGCTCTGGTTTGTCTTTGCGAGAAGACCTCTCCGATTTTCATTGCTTGAGTTCCACGCAGTTACCGGGCTTCAGTGCGATACTAGTCTCTCACTTAAGGAGTTGGTTGACTGGGATGATGATGGTGGTTTCTGGAGCTTAGTGATCAGGACAAATAAGGGGATTTCTATTTTCGAGCTGTGGGAACATCACAGGGCAGCTGTTAAGAAGTGGAGTAATGCTGATCGAATCAGGCTGGTGTATCTTTGCATCATTGTTTGTATGGTTTgcgggagagatgagaaggcaCCTATCCCCATCAAGTACGTGAAGTTGGTGATGGATCTTGAGCAGGTTCGAAACTACCCTTGGGGAGTTGCTTCTTTTGACCTTCTATGCGAGTCAATAGCTGAAAAACGAGATAAACTGAAGGAGAATCCAAAGAGTTACGTGTTAGATGGCTTCACCTACGGTCTTCAGATATGGGCTATGGAAGCAATACCAAAGCTTGGAAAGCTCTGTGGAAGAAAACTGAACAAAAGTTTTAAGAACGGTCCTAGATGTGTAAACTGGATGGGAGCTGCAAAGATTTCGTACGAGGAGCTCAACAAGTTGGAGAACATCTTAACACCCAag GATGACATATATCCATACATCTCGTGGACTGGGAATTATACAGTGTGTGAAAGTCTTCAATTTAGCAGACGAGATGAGGTGGAGGATGATAGAGTCAAGCTTCTCATGCATATGATAATGAAGCAGTTTGACTTCAGTGGTCATAATTGGGAGTACGAAGAGACACCGGTCTTTTCTTTTGGGGTTGATAACAAAGAAGGTGAGAAGGAGAAAGTAGCTACGCATGAGGGAGAAGGTGGGAGTGATGAAGAGCCTAACGACAAGGATGGTGAAGGTGGGAGCGATGAAGCAAGTGGGAGCGATGAGGAGTTTCAAACTCCAAAAGGATCAGCAACCATAAGGGCGAGAGATACAAAGGGAAAGAAGAGGCTCCCTGATCGTGGAATGGAAAAAAGGAAGCATAAGGTCCTACATACTAGACCACAACAGGCGCCCTttgatgaagatatgaagaCTTTTGTGACGCAGTTGTTTCAGCAAGGTTTTGCTGCGATGGAAGAGAGGCTAGAGAAAAAGATGGATGAAAAATTTGAGGGAGTGCAGTCTGAGCTTAAAAATTCCCGTGGGGATTCAACCGTCCAAGCTGAGCATGGAGATCCATCTGCGAGCAAGACAGCGCCTAGCCACCCATCGCCTAGCAAGCTAGCGCCTAGCAAGCCAGCGCATAGCAACCCATCGCCTAGGAAGCCATCTCCTACGAAGCCATCGCCTAGCAAGCCATCTCCGAGGAGGTCCAAACGCTTGGTAAACAAGCACTAG
- the LOC125587044 gene encoding uncharacterized protein LOC125587044, which produces MVLIYVKSGVWMSSFSDEWSFLADKQRRGRMVTLETTALLEELKIMVCEDYGVDPNLVNVEFSYEMVNQRGNPPISISNDRQVCNFVGYAKKGSSTTLCVTFSGTGTGVKEKERVNIDLNKEPCDSSNVEEGEVPDINLGDFAEPSKKCCDKRKNHVVEDGSGHAGSKSEKYGDSEKESRAVNTDFVKKDQLFRSKRVLKATMEIWAMKNNYDFLVTKSTKKWWSIRCKDNTCNWTVRAECVDGSTYFMINKCVGIHSCAPSKKSNFGKTASARTIGKLIQHRFDDANDGPKANDIIQFMRLEHSCEITYWHAWEAREYAIAAVRGIPDESYAKIPKYLHMIKEVNPGTHTHYETKKDGRFMYLFMSFGQSVRGFHSHMRRVIVVDGTFLKNKYKGVLLVATAVDGNSNLYPIAFGVADSENEESWEWFFRQLSVVIPDSKDLAFVSDRHASIAKAIRDVYPRSKHGICIHHLLTNVVKFFRTKGFTALVEKASNTYRYSEFQERFTEIVDISPALGRYLQEADVRKWARSLFPGSRYDIRTNNPAESINSALRSPRQFPVIPLLDSIREMMTRWFYERRMLSSKHIDPLTDKVEKKIDRRIVKARGFQVQKVDNFRSLVKGDIYDCHVDLETRTCTCGKFDLGKIPCRHAIPAIYSRGMEVHRFTDGVYSTAAWRAAYAESINPIPVPEAEWNVPDEVKLAKILPPESRKSAGRPVKRRYETVEDKIRSSQGSTKKKKHKCSRCGMEGHKRGTCDKPI; this is translated from the exons ATGGTTCTAATCTACGTTAAATCTGGTGTATGGATGTCAAGTTTCAGTGACGAGTGGAGTTTCTTGGCAGACAAACAAAGGCGTGGTCGAATGGTGACATTAGAAACTACTGCTTTACTGGAGGAACTCAAGATCATGGTGTGTGAAGATTATGGGGTCGACCCTAATTTGGTTAATGTCGAGTTCAGTTATGAGATGGTCAATCAAAGAGGAAATCCTCCCATTAGTATCAGTAATGATCGACAAGTGTGTAACTTTGTGGGCTACGCAAAGAAGGGTTCCTCTACAACCTTGTGTGTCACGTTCTCTGGTACTGGTACTGGTGTAAAGGAAAAGGAACGAGTCAATATCGATCTCAATAAGGAACCGTGTGATTCAAGTAATGTTGAGGAAGGTGAAGTTCCTGACATAAATCTGGGAGATTTTGCAGAACCATCAAAAAAGTGTTGTGATAAAAGGAAGAATCATGTCGTtgaggatggttctggtcatgCTGGTTCAAAGAGTGAAAAGTATGGCGATAGTGAAAAGGAAAGCCGAGCTGTGAACACAGATTTCGTGAAGAAAGATCAACTTTTCCGAAGTAAACGTGTCCTAAAGGCAACAATGGAAATTTGGGCGATGAAGAATAATTACGATTTCCTTGTTACCAAATCAACGAAAAAGTGGTGGTCTATACGATGTAAGGATAATACGTGCAACTGGACTGTGCGTGCGGAATGTGTTGATGGGTCTACATATTTCATGATCAATAAGTGTGTGGGTATACACTCATGTGCTCCTTCAAAGAAAAGCAACTTCGGAAAAACGGCGTCGGCAAGAACTATTGGAAAGCTGATACAACATCGATTTGATGATGCCAATGATGGCCCCAAAGCAAACGACATCATTCAGTTTATGAGGCTAGAACATAGCTGCGAAATTACTTATTGGCACGCTTGGGAAGCTCGTGAGTATGCAATTGCAGCTGTTAGAGGTATACCAGACGAAAGTTATGCAAAGATACCAAAATATTTGCATATGATTAAAGAAGTTAATCCTGGTACACACACTCACTATGAAACTAAGAAGGATGGTAGATTCATGTATCTATTTATGTCGTTTGGGCAATCAGTTAGAGGATTTCACAGTCATATGCGTAGGGTGATTGTTGTTGATGGaacttttctgaaaaataaatataaaggaGTTCTACTTGTTGCTACAGCTGTAGATGGTAACTCCAACTTGTATCCAATTGCATTTGGAGTTGCTGATTCAGAGAATGAAGAATCATGGGAGTGGTTCTTCAGACAGTTGAGTGTGGTTATTCCTGATAGTAAAGACTTAGCTTTTGTGTCAGATAGACATGCGTCAATTGCTAAAGCAATCAGGGATGTCTACCCACGATCAAAGCACGGAATTTGTATACACCACTTGCTGACCAATGTGGTTAAATTCTTCAGGACAAAGGGGTTCACTGCTTTGGTCGAGAAGGCTTCAAACACATATAGGTATAGTGAATTTCAGGAACGTTTCACAGAAATTGTTGATATCAGTCCGGCACTTGGACGATATCTACAGGAGGCTGATGTGAGAAAATGGGCTCGTTCTCTCTTCCCTGGATCCAGGTATGACATCAGGACCAATAACCCAGCCGAGTCGATTAATTCAGCTCTGAGATCTCCTAGACAATTTCCAGTAATTCCTTTGCTAGATAGTATAAGAGAAATGATGACCCGATGGTTCTATGAGCGTCGCATGTTAAGCTCCAAACATATTGATCCTTTAACCGATAAGGTGGAGAAAAAGATTGATAGGAGAATCGTGAAGGCTCGAGGGTTTCAGGTTCAGAAGGTTGACAACTTCAGATCACTTGTTAAAGGAGACATATATGATTGTCATGTTGATCTGGAAACCAGAACATGCACATGTGGGAAATTTGATTTAGGAAAAATTCCATGCAGACACGCTATTCCTGCAATATATTCTCGAG GTATGGAAGTACACCGATTTACTGATGGCGTCTATAGCACTGCAGCGTGGAGAGCTGCCTACGCGGAATCCATTAATCCCATACCAGTTCCAGAGGCTGAATGGAATGTCCCAGATGAGGTTAAACTTGCGAAGATCTTACCACCAGAGTCAAGAAAGAGTGCTGGTAGACCAGTAAAGAGAAGGTATGAAACAGTAGAAGACAAGATTAGATCTTCTCAAGGatcaacaaagaagaaaaagcaCAAGTGCAGCCGGTGTGGTATGGAGGGACACAAGAGAGGAACATGTGATAAACCTATCTAG
- the LOC125587045 gene encoding uncharacterized protein LOC125587045 — MQDFQAHFGYDNLVTVDPIGRSGGLALYYNNEFEVTISYTSNRMIDVEAAALGRRVYITFVYGDPVQELREHVWERLTQFGLARSEPWFVIGDLNEITGNHEKDGGAMRNPDSFVPFNTMIRNSGLLEFPARGNKLSWQGRRGKGVGAVMVRCRLDRALANEEWHTLFPCSYTEYLRMVASDHRPVVAYLEDKVVRRKGQFKFDKRWIGQDGLLEAITSGWKEQNSSQPEPFVTKISNCRHEIAQWRKDNPPFGKDKINELQKALEEVQMDNNRSQEDILEVSRKLQEAYRDEEDYWFQKSRNMWYSSGDRNTKFYHALTRQRRVRNRIVGLHDADGNWITDDEGVEKVAVNYFDELFTTTSPTAFDNFLSEIQPSISTQTNGWLLKPATEEEIRQALFMMHPGKAPCPDGMTALFFQHSWHIIKTNLVELVLCQRLKICLPSLISETQSAFVAGRLISDNILIAQEMFHGLRANKACQGKFMAIKTDMSKAYDRLEWDFIQAILLKMGFDTHWVKLMMACISSVQYRILLNGQPRGLIIPQRGLRQGDTLSPYLFILCTETLIANIKKAEREKQLTGMKVARACPSISHLLFADDSLFFCKAQEAECQTILRILQDYAAVSGQLINFQKSSIQFGHKIEDSKRQMMRDILGIQNVGGMGTYLGLPENMGGSKIQIFGFVQDRVSSRVNGWAFRYFTKGGKEVVIKSVVTAMPNHVMSCYRLPKANTKKITSVVARFWWSPGGSTRGMHWKSWDKVCAPKEQGGLGFKDITDFNTTMLGKQLWRLIEKPNTLFARVFKGRYYRNASPLDPIRSYSPSYGWRSIISARSLVIRWSGYTQINNLRQKPTDPRQEGCKEISVALDVVLQRNL; from the exons ATGCAGGACTTTCAAGCACATTTTGGCTATGATAACCTGGTTACGGTGGATCCCATTGGTAGAAGTGGGGGCTTAGCCCTGTACTATAATAATGAATTTGAGGTCACAATCTCCTACACAAGTAATAGGATGATAGATGTGGAAGCAGCGGCTCTTGGAAGAAGAGTTTACATCACTTTTGTTTACGGGGATCCAGTACAGGAATTAAGGGAACATGTATGGGAAAGGTTAACTCAGTTTGGGCTTGCGCGCTCTGAACCTTGGTTTGTTATAGGTGATCTCAATGAGATCACTGGTAATCATGAAAAGGATGGAGGGGCGATGAGGAACCCTGATTCTTTCGTTCCTTTTAATACTATGATTCGGAATAGTGGACTATTAGAATTCCCAGCACGTGGGAATAAATTGTCCTGGCAAGGACGGAGGGGTAAGGGAGTGGGTGCAGTGATGGTTCGCTGTCGATTGGATCGGGCCCTGGCCAATGAGGAATGGCACACTCTATTCCCATGTTCATACACGGAATACCTCCGTATGGTGGCATCGGATCATCGACCGGTAGTGGCTTATCTGGAGGACAAAGTAGTGAGGAGAAAAGGACAGTTTAAGTTTGACAAACGTTGGATCGGACAGGATGGCTTATTAGAGGCTATCACCTCCGGCTGGAAGGAACAAAATAGTTCCCAACCAGAACCTTTTGTCACAAAGATTAGCAACTGTAGACATGAAATCGCACAATGGAGAAAGGACAATCCCCCTTTCGGAAAGGATAAAATAAATGAGCTACAAAAAGCTCTGGAGGAGGTTCAGATGGATAATAACAGGTCACAGGAGGATATCCTGGAGGTCTCTAGGAAGTTACAAGAGGCATACAGGGATGAGGAGGACTATTGGTTTCAAAAAAGTAGgaatatgtggtattcatctgGGGACCgcaatacaaaattttatcatgCATTGACAAGGCAACGTCGGGTGAGAAATAGAATTGTTGGACTACATGATGCTGATGGTAACTGGATAACGGATGATGAGGGAGTGGAGAAGGTAGCAGTGAATTACTTTGATGAGCTGTTCACTACTACCTCTCCAACGGCTTTTGACAATTTTTTATCAGAAATACAACCATCTATCTCTACGCAGACCAATGGGTGGTTATTAAAACCGGCCACTGAAGAAGAGATACGTCAAGCCCTGTTTATGATGCACCCAGGCAAAGCCCCATGCCCTGATGGAATGACTGCATTATTCTTTCAACATTCATGGCACATCATTAAGACAAATTTGGTGGAGTTG gTATTATGCCAACGGCTGAAGATATGTTTACCATCGCTTATATCAGAAACTCAATCAGCCTTTGTGGCAGGACGCCTAATCTCGGATAATATCCTTATAgcacaggaaatgtttcatggtttgAGGGCCAACAAGGCATGTCAAGGTAAATTTATGGCCATCAAGACAGATATGAGTAAGGCGTATGACAGGCTTGAATGGGATTTTATCCAGGCAATCTTGCTGAAGATGGGATTTGATACTCATTGGGTCAAACTTATGATGGCCTGTATATCATCGGTTCAATATAGAATATTACTCAATGGTCAACCAAGGGGTCTTATTATCCCACAAAGAGGCTTAAGACAGGGAGATACGTTATCCccctatttatttatattatgcaCAGAGACGCTCATTGCGAATATTAAAAAAGCGGAACGGGAGAAACAGTTGACTGGGATGAAGGTGGCTCGCGCTTGTCCTTCGATATCTCACCTCCTCTTTGCAGATGACAGTCTCTTCTTCTGCAAAGCACAAGAGGCAGAGTGTCAAACTATTCTCAGGATCCTCCAGGATTATGCTGCAGTATCTGGACAATTGATTAATTTCCAAAAATCGTCCATTCagtttggacataagattgaggATTCAAAACGACAGATGATGCGGGATATCTTAGGAATACAGAATGTTGGTGGTATGGGTACTTACTTGGGTCTCCCAGAAAATATGGGTGGATCAAAGATTCAAATTTTCGGATTCGTACAGGATAGAGTAAGCTCTCGAGTTAATGGATGGGCTTTTCGGTATTTTACTAAGGGGGGAAAGGAGGTAGTAATTAAATCGGTAGTCACTGCGATGCCGAATCATGTGATGTCGTGTTACCGCTTGCCCAAAGCAAATACGAAGAAAATTACCAGTGTTGTGGCTAGATTTTGGTGGAGCCCTGGGGGAAGCACAAGAGGtatgcactggaaatcatgggataaagttTGTGCGCCTAAGGAACAGGGTGGTTTGGGTTTTAAGGATATAACGGATTTTAATACAACAATGCTGGGTAAACAGTTATGGCGACTCATTGAAAAGCCGAACACGTTATTTGCCCGTGTGTTTAAGGGTCGGTACTACAGGAATGCATCACCCCTGGATCCGATTCGCTCCTACTCCCCATCCTATGGGTGGAGGAGTATTATTTccgctagatctctg GTTATCAGGTGGAGCGGGTATACCCAGATCAACAATCTCAGGCAGAAACCTACGGACCCACG GCAAGAGGGATGCAAGGAGATATCTGTTGCGCTCGATGTGGTGCTCCAGAggaatctataa
- the LOC111213093 gene encoding peroxidase 4-like → MAFFKILVLLLLNFSCFRQAQLSPTFYDQSCSNALSTIRSSIRTAISRERRMAASLIRLHFHDCFVNGCDASVMLVATPTMESERDAVPNFQSARGFEVIDQAKSAVERVCPGVVSCADIIAVAARDASEYVGGPRYEVKVGRRDSTAAFRAIADSGDLPSFRASLDELSDLFLRKGLNTRDLVALSGAHTLGQAQCVTFKERLYDNSSDIDAGFSSTRKRRCPVNGGDTNLAPLDQVTPNSFDNNYYRNLMQKKGLLASDQVLFGAGASTDSIVSEYSRNPSRFASDFAAAMIKMGDIQTLTGSAGQIRRICTAVN, encoded by the exons ATGGCGTTCTTCAAGATTCTCGTGTTGCTATTATTAAACTTCTCTTGTTTCCGTCAAGCACAACTCTCTCCTACTTTCTACGACCAAAGTTGCTCAAACGCTCTATCAACCATCCGATCCTCAATCCGAACCGCCATAAGCCGTGAACGTAGAATGGCTGCTTCTCTCATCCGTCTCCATTTCCACGACTGCTTCGTTAAT ggttGTGATGCATCGGTTATGCTCGTTGCAACTCCTACCATGGAGAGTGAGAGAGATGCAGTCCCAAACTTTCAATCAGCGAGAGGGTTTGAAGTTATCGACCAAGCCAAATCTGCTGTTGAGAGAGTGTGTCCTGGTGTCGTTTCTTGCGCTGATATCATTGCCGTTGCCGCTAGAGACGCTTCTGAATAC GTCGGAGGTCCAAGATATGAAGTGAAGGTTGGCCGGAGAGATTCCACCGCTGCGTTTAGAGCTATTGCAGATAGTGGCGATCTCCCCAGTTTCAGGGCAAGTCTCGACGAGCTCTCTGATCTCTTCCTTCGAAAAGGTCTCAACACTAGAGACCTTGTCGCTCTCTCAG GAGCTCATACATTAGGGCAAGCTCAATGCGTAACGTTCAAGGAAAGGCTGTACGACAACTCGAGTGACATCGACGCCGGATTCTCGAGCACACGTAAGCGTCGCTGTCCGGTCAACGGTGGGGATACGAATCTAGCACCTCTTGATCAAGTGACACCAAACTCGTTCGACAATAACTACTACAGAAACTTGATGCAGAAGAAAGGACTTTTGGCGAGTGATCAGGTTTTATTCGGAGCCGGAGCTTCTACGGACAGTATTGTGTCGGAATATAGCAGAAACCCTTCTAGATTTGCGTCTGATTTTGCAGCTGCAATGATCAAGATGGGAGATATTCAAACACTCACCGGCTCAGCTGGACAAATCCGAAGGATATGCACTGCTGTTAATTAA